The genomic region atgattttagaACTTTTTCAGTGATGGCCCATTTGTGGCGTTTAATTACGTTACTCTACTAATTCAGTACATGAGGCTTTCAAATGTCGTATCGGCAGTTACTACGGGTTTAACTATTTTGGGTGGAATTATTGGTGGAATTATCGGCGCTTTTATTTCCGGTTATTTCGATCGTAAATGGCCCAAACATGGACTATTAAATTTTGGTACTGCATTGCTTATAGACAATTCAAGCTACAAACTATTCAGATatatagtttaaatttacagatttatagtttaaatatacttaatattGTGATATTATTGTAGTAATTTGATATATAGGTATACTGAATGTTGGAATAAGAATAACAACATTTATGATATCGTTCTTGGTCATAGATGTGACGAACATAGACCGACTGTACGGGTTGCTAGCCGTCTGCCTCATCATCAATGGAATGACATTTATGACCGTCAGCTGTGTAGATCGCACTCTTCTCGCTAATGTCGTCATGCCTTCAGTTCACTCCTCATCAATTTCAATTGTAAGctcatattatttattatataccaagaataaaaattaattgtgaTATAGATAAGATGCATTGGAGGAGTATTAAGTGCCGTGATATTTAATCCGGTATTGGCAAAGTTGAACGAGTCTGTTTTCCACTTCCAGTCGTCATCACTGGCAGTAAAACACATGCCCTTCGATCTCATCAAAAAGAACTCAGACGCTCTCAGATACTCAATATCAATCATTTCTCTAGGAACTACTGGTGTAGTATTGCTCCTCTACATTATCATACATTTTACATACGGTAACTTAAAAAATCTAATTATCCTAGTATTATAGTAGTTTAAGAGAAAATCTTATTTTTAAGCCGTTGATATCTAATTTATActtgatttaaatattaattcaatACTATTGTAgttctaattatttaagagaaatataattgaaaatgtaataaaaataaatgtttagGAAAAGATtgtgaaaaaataaagaaaagaaTTGAGAAGGAATCTGGCttatttgaaattaagGAAATTGGTGACCAATCTCCATAAATCtctttatatatatactttatatttcattttttattatatgttGATGAGTGAGTAAAGTGTTTGTGGATATAACGTGAAAAGTGTCAATGTGTATTTTGTGTGGTGTTGGtataatgtaatataatgtCGGCGTGACAAGagtgtaaataaaattaattcacCTTAAAAtccatttaaaaatgtatcaaataatttattaccaTATTCACtgatataatataatataaactatataatataacatCAATATggtttaataatataaaataaggGAAAATAGCTAATTcgtttaataaatttgtttaaagTTAGAAGAAAATAGTTGAAAAACATTCAAATAGAtgttaaatgaaaattcagaattaaaaattttggtaattgcttaattttttattttttgttcAGATTTTTGTTCCCTGCGATAATGACCTCTTCAAGGACAGACATGGAAAACTTGTCAAACAATGGCTAGTATACGTTTCGGAATATTATAACAAGAAAGTTACATTCAACTTCACagaatttaatatcatCTCACAAAAAATACCACCACTCAACCAAGTTCTACAATATAACGGTAATATTTCATATAttatagtaatttattacaatattattacgatattattacaatatattattacaatattatataaatattgtagGACTGTTGATAACCGGTGGATTTGCTTCGATAGGACGTAAAGATGCCTGGCTTGATGAGCTTAGGCATTTGATTCGTCAACTCTTTTTACATAAATTCCCAATGTTCGGGATTTGCTTTGgatttcaaattatttcacAAGTACTGCTTCACGGCGAGTGATTGCCGCTATCTCCCTACCTAgatatacatattttacacattcttTACGGTTATTTTCGATTAAGTgaatgtaaattattataggCATTGGGttcttcatatttaatagcGCCATAtggatttaatttttttgttttGGATTATAAACTCGAGTCAAAAGCCTCGGCGTTCTTCAAACCATTTCTTAACTATTATCACAAGTATCAATAGCttacataattatattcataaaaattatagatGTGAGCATAAGTTAAATGGAAATAAAAATGGCGTGACCGATTTAAAAAAAGGTAAAAGACACAAACATAAAATCTTGTGTAGCGAATTTTAATAGCATTATTGGATTATTTTCTCATAATGATGTCATAACATCCTTGCCCGACCCTTCAAATATTGACTTTGGTGCTTATGAGGGTCAGAATCAAGCCGAGATTGATGAGGCTTTGTCCGACATGGTTGTGACCAAGATTTCATCATCTGACAAGTTTCCCGTTTTAGGCATTCTCGCCGGCAATAGTCAACGCacttttattatatctttACAACACCATCCCGAATTTCATACACAACAAGGTTTGGTTTCCTTCACTCAATTTTGATATACTTCGGACTTAGTCTTAGTTACCCCAGTTATTCTTAAATTTCCAACTCTtttaacaatatttaaCTGTTTACCCAAACTATCtaacttaattattaatataatagtaatgTTTGATTAGGActgaaatattttaatgatgTATTGAATCTGAAGTTGAGCCAAGGTTTGATGAGTCCAGACCAGTTCGAAAAGAACATTGAAATGATACAACTGTTTAACGAGTCAAACTCGGGGAAAATCTATGGGTTAATGGTGCTCTCCTTATTCTCCAATGGATTCATTAAACCCgaacaataatttaacataaaatacaatttaatatttgtttgaCTGGGAAACACCCAGTTAATTTCATCCAATAAATTCTATACATTAAACTAgaacatatataataaacaaGTAATCTAAGAATCACATATTATATAGTCTGCAAAATTGAAcatgttaaaaattatccACAATATAAACTAAACAGTAACCAGTGGGTTACACATTTATGAAATCGGGCATATCTAAATCTAAAGTGAGACCATGTGTCCCTGGATTGTAAGTTGCTGTCTTTACAGTCTTAACCGCACCAGGAGTTGCACTCAAGTTCTCTCCCCCAGCTCCCACTAATATCTCCAAAGCCTCCTCATCCTCACCTACAGCTTCACCCTTGTGAGGCTTCATCTCGCCCACTTTCTTACCACTAGAAATTATCTCGACAGTAATCTCATTCAATCCTTTCTCATCTACTGAACTATCAGCAGTAGAATTATCCACATAACTACGTGAATTTCTGTCCAATATACGTATTGGCACATTGCCAACCACATCTTTAACAGTTAATTGCGATGTCAAGAGCCAGTATTGGCCGTTATAAACAGGTACATCAGAAACCGGCACTATATTCTCAAGAGAGAAATCAGCAACCCAGCCATATTTATCTCCGCACCAAACCACTCTACCCATATCAAATCCCATCCTCATTAATGCCTTTGCAGTTATTAATACATGAGctctaataataaaattcgGGTATTCCAGTGCAAATTTCCTCTCACTCATTACTATGCTAGCACCATCACCGCCGCCAGTATTAATCTGGTATACAATACGGTCATAATCATACTCATGTATTATGTTGATTGATTCTAGAGCTGGTATGTCATTTAATGCTACTAATTC from Theileria annulata chromosome 1, complete sequence, *** SEQUENCING IN PROGRESS *** harbors:
- a CDS encoding uncharacterized protein (SMART pfam:GATase (PF00117) at aa 20-266, E()=9.80e-03), which encodes MLNENSELKILIFVPCDNDLFKDRHGKLVKQWLVYVSEYYNKKVTFNFTEFNIISQKIPPLNQVLQYNGLLITGGFASIGRKDAWLDELRHLIRQLFLHKFPMFGICFGFQIISQALGSSYLIAPYGFNFFVLDYKLESKASAFFKPFLNYYHKCEHKLNGNKNGVTDLKKANFNSIIGLFSHNDVITSLPDPSNIDFGAYEGQNQAEIDEALSDMVVTKISSSDKFPVLGILAGNSQRTFIISLQHHPEFHTQQGLKYFNDVLNLKLSQGLMSPDQFEKNIEMIQLFNESNSGKIYGLMVLSLFSNGFIKPEQ